One genomic window of Psychrobacter cibarius includes the following:
- the minC gene encoding septum site-determining protein MinC: protein MTVSDNDSQGSSAAPALPALAFYGKMLTFSRLQFSTDDLSAIDAQLAATLSNKSSNIPILIDSEVEQDLSALVELLWSWGLQPIGVVTGTLDAQAREQRLAIFPADGKRIERILPSKKAAPQVSKAPDDKHTESASTNSTSTNSTSTNSTSTNSTSTNDTAAISESNTETTIATTTAETLVSAEHITSLIYDQMLRSGQSLNHVGGDLILTNSVNSGAEAITDNSLHVYGRAQGRLVAGATGDKDARIFCQVFNPSLVSVAGTYCLRDNLPEHVIDKSVQVRFVEGEGLVFTVMDDA, encoded by the coding sequence ATGACAGTTTCAGACAACGACAGCCAAGGCTCGAGCGCCGCGCCAGCATTACCAGCATTGGCATTTTATGGCAAGATGCTGACTTTTTCACGTTTGCAATTTAGCACAGATGATTTAAGTGCGATAGACGCCCAGCTTGCCGCTACGCTTAGTAATAAATCTAGCAATATCCCTATCCTTATCGATAGCGAGGTTGAACAAGATCTCTCAGCATTGGTAGAGCTTTTATGGTCGTGGGGCTTACAGCCTATTGGCGTCGTGACTGGTACACTAGATGCGCAAGCCCGTGAGCAGCGATTGGCCATCTTCCCTGCTGATGGCAAACGTATTGAGCGTATTTTACCTAGCAAGAAAGCTGCACCTCAAGTGAGTAAAGCTCCCGATGATAAACATACAGAATCAGCCAGCACCAATTCAACCAGCACCAATTCAACCAGTACCAATTCAACCAGTACCAATTCAACCAGTACCAATGATACTGCAGCCATCAGCGAGTCAAACACAGAAACAACGATAGCAACCACCACAGCAGAGACACTGGTGAGCGCTGAGCATATTACCAGCCTAATTTACGATCAAATGCTACGCTCAGGACAGAGCCTGAATCACGTGGGCGGTGATTTGATTTTGACCAATAGTGTCAATAGCGGGGCGGAAGCGATTACCGATAATAGCTTGCACGTTTACGGTCGTGCCCAAGGTCGCTTGGTTGCTGGCGCTACCGGTGACAAAGATGCCCGTATTTTTTGTCAAGTTTTTAACCCTTCTTTGGTGTCAGTGGCGGGAACTTATTGCTTACGAGACAACTTACCTGAGCACGTGATTGACAAATCTGTACAAGTAAGATTTGTAGAAGGTGAAGGCTTAGTATTTACGGTAATGGATGACGCTTAA